One window from the genome of Erwinia sorbitola encodes:
- a CDS encoding YfcZ/YiiS family protein, with protein MTDAINRCNASETAACCCLDVGTVLDNTDCTATYSHKFERRDQAEAMLQELSDKARAVESEPCLIESRFSELPDGVQLDVNFTFSCQAETMIFQLGLR; from the coding sequence ATGACCGACGCTATTAACCGCTGTAATGCCAGTGAAACTGCCGCGTGCTGCTGTCTCGATGTTGGAACAGTGCTGGATAATACTGACTGCACCGCCACCTACAGCCATAAATTTGAGCGACGCGACCAGGCCGAAGCTATGCTGCAAGAGCTGAGTGATAAAGCCCGTGCCGTTGAGTCAGAACCCTGCCTGATCGAGAGCCGCTTCAGCGAATTGCCGGACGGTGTGCAGCTGGACGTTAACTTCACCTTTAGCTGCCAGGCAGAAACGATGATTTTCCAGCTGGGCCTGCGCTAA